The uncultured Methanobrevibacter sp. nucleotide sequence TCGTCAATGTCACGAATTCCCCTACCATAAGCCTGCATTAAAGCCATCACAGCCTGATAATAAAACCATTTTGGATCCAAATCCTTTCTGTATTTTACCTGTTCGTTTAATTGAGGATAAGGCATTTTAAATACAATCTGGAACCTGCATAAATCCCCCTTGAAATCAACACCATCTTTAATTGATGCCCCTATAAGAACAATAGCTTCACGGGACTCTGTAAATTCCTTCAAAATACGGTTCCTGTCTTCACCGCCAACAAACATGAAATTGTATCCCTTTAAATTTTCCATAATCCAAAATGCCTGTTCATTGCTTGAAGTGTGGATAACTCCTTTTTCATTTTTATGCAAGTCCAATAACTCTTTTATTTTACCTAATGCCCTTTTATTTTGCCATCTTGGCCTTCCATTTAGAGAACCACTCAATTTACCTGCAAAATCAATATAAATAGGTCTCTTATCAACATCAAAAGGACTTTTTTCATAGATATAATATGTTTCATCAGGGTTTATATCGTTCCACTCGCAAAATTTTTCCTTGCTTCCCAGTGTCCCCGTTAAGAATATACAGACATTTCCCAAATCAAGCAACTTTTGGGTATCGTCCAATACTGAATATGGTTTGAATTCCGCTGCAATATCCATTTTATTATCAATAATAGTTGTTTTGTTGGGAAGATCAATTATATAATCATTGGCTTCAAGACCCATGCTGATTGATGCAAAGGATTTCATGTCCTGTTCAAGATTTTGCTTTTCAACATAATCAAAATTGGAAAATTTAGAAGGATTGTTTTCAAATTCATCCAAGGATACCTGAACGGATTTATTGGCATCACCCTCAATCTTTTTAATCCTTTTCTTGCATTCCCCAATCAAATCATCACATAATCTTATCCAGTAACTTGAATCCTTTTTTAACTTGTTAATAGAACTTGTGGCATGCATTATAGGTTCAAAAATATCAATACCAAACTTTGTGGAAATATATTCACGGTTAAGCTCACAAGAGGACAGCATTAACATCTTGCGTTCAAGATTATGGGCCTCATCCAAAATCAGCAGTTCCCTCGGATCAAAAAGATGATTTCCAACACCTGCATAATAAAAATAATCATAATTGGTTATTACATTTTTGGCATTCAGAGCCTTCTTAAAGGCAAGATTATACTCACAGTTGCCGCATTTCTGCAGCTTATATTCCGCCTTAATGCAAAAATCGCAGCTGCCCTTATAATTGCACCTGTAATTTCCACGACCTTTGATTTCGACAAGCATATCTCCGAAATCATCCAGATATTGCTCCTGAAGCTGTTTTGTCATTGTTAAAATGTAGGAATCCTCATACATATTGGCAAGTGTCGTAGCGATAGCGGATTTTCCAATACCTGTTCCCGCTTCGAGAATAATATTTTTATAGCCTTCACCAATAGCCCAGTTAATCTTATTTATAAGCTTGATTTGGCTGTTTCTAGGATAATGGCCTTTAAGCGACCAGTTAACCATCCAATCGAGATTTGAATTATTGTTTTCCAATTAAATCCCCACAATTTTAATAACAACTTTATAATAAATATATGTTGGATAATTATATTTAAAAGTTTACACATATCTTTAAATATGTCTAAAATTACTCAATTACAAGAAATTATTGATTCCTCAGATAATATTGTGTTTTTTGGAGGAGCGGGCGTTTCTACAGAAAGTGGAATACCAGATTTCAGATCTGAAAGCGGAATATTTAAAAGCCTTGAAAAATATGGTGACACACCTGAAAATCTTGTCTCACACAGTTATTATTTAGACCACACCGAAGAGTTTTTCAGCTATTATAAGGAAAATCTAGTTTTCAGAAATGCGAATCCGAATCCTGCCCACATCACTCTTGCCAAATTGGAGGAATGCGGAAAATTAAAAGCAGTTATTACACAAAATATCGACGGACTTCATCAAAAGGCAGGAAGCAAAAACGTTTTGGAACTGCACGGAAGCATCCACAGAAATTATTGTCAAATCTGCAATAAGGAATATGACCTGGATTATATCCTGGAAAGCAACGGAATTCCAAAATGTGAATGCGGAGGAATCGTAAAGCCGGATGTTGTCCTGTATGAAGAACCTTTAAACAATGCAGTATTAAGTTTTGCAATCGATTACATTTCTAATGCAGAAACATTAATTATCGGAGGAACTTCCCTAGTTGTATATCCTGCTGCCGGATTAATAAATTACTTTAACGGCAAAAATTTGGTTTTGATTAACAAAAGTGAAACACAATACGACAGTCTTGCAAATTTAGTCATTAACGATGCTATCGGGGAGACTTTGAGCCAAATCAAAATCTAAGGACTCGGGAATCAAATCGATTCCATCCAAACGATTATCACATCTGTAAACAAGGATTTCCACACCTGCATCAAATGCTTCGTTTAAAGTTTTAGAGAAATTAGGGTCGTTTTCCCAATTGGGTCTGAAAAATTTTCCTGCAGGGTGCTGAATCAGGAAAAACACACAGCATCTGTTTCTCTCTTTTTTAAGCTTGATTAGTTCTTTTAGATGTTTTGCGCCTCTTTCTGTTGGAGCATCCGGAAATCTTGCTTCATCACCAACTATTAATGTAACGCCCTTTACTTCAACATAACATGAGTCTGTCAAAAAATTCATACCACAACAATCATCTTCATGATTAGCCAAGTATATATCTATCCTTGAATTATCAACAGTTTTTTCCCTTTGATGATAAGAATAGCCAGAAAGTTCTTTTATTTTGCCATTTACAATTGCATCATATACAATGCTATTAGCTTGCTGAGAGTAAAGTGATACCAGCTCACCCCTGTTCTCAACAAAATGAAGTGAAAATTTGGTTTTGCGGTTCGGATTATCGGAAGGTTTTAGCCATACAGTTGCGTTTTCAACCAGAAGCTCTTTGCACCGGCCGGTATTTGGAACATGGGCAATTTCAAGATTGCCTTCAACTTCGACCTCTGCAATAAACCTGTTTGGACGATTTTTAAAGATTCCCTTAACATAATCCATTTTTAATCACACTGCCAATGTGGGATACCAGATCCGTTGCTGAAAATCCATTTCCTTTCTCTTCAAATGCAGCATCACCTGCAAGACCATTAACAAATACTCCAAGACATGCACAGTCAAAAGAATCCATATCCTGTGTTAGTAAACTTGCACAGATTCCAGCCAGTGCGTCGCCAGTTCCACCAACAGTCATTCCTGCATTTCCGCTTTTGTTGATTCTGAATCTGGTACCTGATAAAATTAAATCATACTTTCCTTTAACAATAACTGTGGCTTTAATTTTGCGGGCAATCTGCTGAAAACCAGTAATGTTTTCATCGACCTTTTCAAAGTCATATGAATCAATATCCAATTTCACATCACTGCCTACATTGAAAAGTGATCTGAATTCAAAAATATGAGGAGTCAATATGATATCATCCCTGTTTTTAATTAAAGATAATTCAACCTGTTTTAAAGCATCAGCATCCAGTACCAATGGTTTTTTAATTTTTGCAGCCAGCACATTAAATAATTTTGATGTTTCCTCATCAATTCCAGCTCCAGGTCCAATTAATACTGCATCAACTTTTTGTGCCAATTCAAGAATCTCATCGAGATGTGTTAAAGATAATTTATCGCCTTCAAGAGATTTGACAATTAAATCAGGAGAGGTAGATTTAATGGCACGAGCGGCATCACATGGAGATGCAACATAAACCAAATCGGCGCCAGCACCTATAGCAGCCATCCCTGCAATAGCCGGAGCACCTGCATAATCATTATTTCCACCAACTATTAATAAACTACCATTATTTCCCTTATGAGAATTAGGATTTCTATTTTTAAGTCTTAAAAAGTCCCCATAATTAACAAAATATTCCGCTTCAAATGGAATTCCAATATCAGTTGTAACAAGACCGCCAACAACTTCTTCATCAGCCTGGCGAACTCCAGTTTTAATTTTATGAAAACTTATTGTATAATCCGGCACAACGGCCAAATCATCAACACTGCCTGTAAGAGGATCCATTCCTGAAGGAACATCCACACTTATCTTAATCCCCTTGGAATCGTTTATAATCTCGATTGCTCTTCTGATATTTGTCTGGAGTTTCCCATTAATTCCAGTTCCTAAAAGACCATCCACAATAATATACTCGCCTTTTTTACTTTGAGCAACCTCACAGGCATTAATGTCCTCCAATGTTTTTAAATTAAATATTTTTAAGCGGGACAAACGAGGTTTCATATTTTGCAATATTTCAAAATTAATCCTTGCCTGATCTGAGTGAATATTATCCTTTAACATATAGATATCCACATCATAACCTCTGTTCAGCAAATATCTTGCCGCAACAAAACCGTCCCCGCCATTTCCACCGGAACCTGTAAAAATTACAACTTTAACAGGTTTTGAAAATGTATAAACGGCAATTTTACCTACTTCTTCAGCCAGAGATTTTCCGGCAGATTCCATTAAACATAATCTAGACAATCCTAAATATTCACAGTTATAATCCGTTACCATCATATCAATGGGTTTCATAATATCCCACACTTTTACTCTTTACAACAATATTTGTTGATACTAACTAAAAAAGAATATGATAATGACGATTTGATGCGATAAGAATTAATATTCACAATGTAAAAATATTCTTATTTTCATATTTTTGAAATAATATACATTCCAAATAATAGTTTGAACCTTTAAAAATAGTAATACTTATATTAAATTATAAATAAAAGTAAAGATATCTCGTAATGAGTTTAAAATTAATCAAAAAAAGGTGAATTAAATGAATATAGGAGATATAATAAGTGATGCTATGGCATACCCATTAAAAAATGTTAAAGCTTTAGTTTTATATATAGTTTTAGGAATTATTGCCGCAATTATTGGAGGAACAACAATCCTTAGTTTTGCAACTGCAATTACTACAAAAGGAGCCTCCAGTTTTGCTCTTGGCGGCGTAGGACTTCTTGGAATGATTGTTTTCATTTTAATACTGTTCCTGATTGAAGGATATGGTTTGGACATTATAAAATTTGGTATTGAAAGAAGAGAAGACGGACCTGGAATTGATATAGGAAGACAAATTTCAAATGCTGTCAAATTAATTATTGTTAATATTGTTTACTACCTTGTCCCAGCTATTATCATTTTTGTTTTAGGAATTTTCCTCAGAGACTGGATTATGACCATAATCAGTTTAATATTAGTGATATTATTTGCTTTAGCAAACTTTATGGCTAAATGTAGATTAGCAAAAACTGACAATTTAGGTGATGCTTTAGCTATAGGAGAAGCTATTGGAGACATATCCAGAGTAGGTATCGGCAGACTTATTGCAACTGTTGTTCTTGTTGTAATTATAGCAGTAATCATTGTGATTCTTATAGGAATTATAGGCAGTATCAGCGATATTGTCGGAGATATCTTATTCGGTATCTTTTTAGTTTACTTAGTATTCTTCTACAACAGAGCTATTGGTTTATTATACTCTGACGTATAATTTAACCACTCTTTTTTTTCTTTTTTTAAATTCAAACAAATAATAAATCTTATTTTTTTTGGTATTAACATTTTGCAGACACGAAAGTCTTAAAAAAATTACCTTTAGATTAAAATACCACTATAATTAATAAATATAATTATATAATTTAGGGAAATATCTCATGAGAAAAATAACATTGAAGCTTTTAAGAGACTTACCTCAAAAATACATAACAACAGGCGTTATTTTAATAGGAGGATTATTTATTTATGGATTTGTAGGTTCCATTTTCATAATGAACTTAAATCCATTGGATGCTCTTTATTATTCTGTGATTACCATGACCACAGTAGGTTATGGAGATTATATTCCAACTACCGGATTTGAAAAAGTATTTGCAACAACATTAGCGATTTCAGGAATTGGATTATTGGCTTATGTATTTAATGTAATGTTATCAACTTTCCAGGAAAGAATGATTCTATTTTCAAAGGGAGCAAGAAAAATGAAATCTATTGAAAGAATGGACGATTATTATATAATGTGCGGTTATGGAAGAGTGGGAAGAATAGTATTTAAAGAATTAGTCGAAAGAAATCAGAATATAGTCGTGTTTGAAAAAGATGAAGAGGTAGCTGAAAGCATTGAAGAATCCGATTCAGTAATCGTTCTTCCAAAGGATGCAACGGAAAATGATCTTATTGCCAAACTGGCAGGAGACAAATGCAGAAGCGTGATTTTATGCAGCGGCGATGATGTAATCAACATATTCATTGTGCTGACAATACGTGAAACAAACCCAAATGCATGGATTGTAACAAGGTCCAGTAAACTGGAAAATATTTCAAGGCTTAAAAAAGCAGGTGCAAATAAAGTAATATCTCCAGAAGTGATTGGAGGAAAAGATTTATACTTTGAATCTGCAAGACCTCATCTTTTAGGAATTACCGTGAGGCATACCCCTGATAAAATTTTTGATGAATATGAAATCATATCCAAAAACGGATGCACTTTAGAAAATATCCAATACCACCTTCCAGGAGTTGAAACTCCTCTTACCCGTCAAATACAATCCAAAGACATTAAAGCGGGTCAAAAGTACAAAAATTATTTAGACAGTCATGATGATAAAAAAGAAGCAATAGATTTTCTATATAACACTGTCAACAATATCCACACACATGTCATTTCAGGACCCGACAATTCAAGCTTTGAAAAATTGATTAAAGATTTAGAAAAAAAAGAAGAAATTCTTGGAATTAATTTAAGTGATGAAGAAATAGCAGAATTAACAAGAAAAGAAAATAATAAGTAAAATTACACAATAGTAATTTTACTTTTACCTGAAATTATGTATTTAATGTTAGTCGGAGCCAGTACAACCTTATACTTTCCAACTGACAAATCTTTTGTATTAAATGTTGCAACACCCTTTTCATTAGTTTTAATTATATAGGCTTTTGATTTACTGCCAGAAGTTAATTTGATTTTAACTTTAAGATTGGATATTGCTTTATTTGTGTTTTTATTTTTAACAGTTACTTTAAAGTATTTTGTCGCATTGAACTTGTTTTTCACATCAGGAGCTTTTATTGTTGTTGGAATTTTAACAAATTTGTCAACATTTCCAAAGCTGTGAGATCCCAGATATTTCATATTAGGACATCTCGGAAGGTTATAACTGCTTACGAATTTGTTTTTAAATCTGACATTATCAACCAGTCCTCCGGAAGACACACCTACAAATCTGCCATTATCATTAGCTGCATAAGCCTTGATTGAAGAGGTAACTGAAAGGTCCTTGTGTGTTGTAGCTTTCCAGTGAAGCACAACAACCTGCCTTCTGTTGACACCATAGTGGTCTGTAGCACCTACCTTGATTGCTGCTTTAGCAGGATCGGTACTGTATTTTTTATAAGTACTGTGGCGGTAATATTCTTTAAAGTTAGGAGAACAGCTGAATTCACCAGGTTTTAATTTACCTGTGATAATATTATTCTTCCATACAACTGCATATCTTCCGTCAGGAGCTTTAATTGAATAATGTCCGAAATTAATGCTTCTTTTATAATTATAAATTTTTCTCAAGGAAGACATTTTGATTTTGTTGGATTTAATCATATCAACAGATAACTTTTCCATTGACTGTAAGAAATCATATCCGTCAAGTCCGCCGTTACCTACTATCCATCCGTTGGCAAATACCATCAAATGAATGAAATTGTTAGCATTAGTGTGTTTTACAACAGGTATGCCTCCTAATGTATAGTCTTTAACAGTAATGGTGGTCATTGCAGTATTGTCTCTTCTGAAACCTCCGACTGATTCAGTGTTGCTCACCTGAAGGAAAAAGGAACAGCAGTCTTCATCAGCACATGGTTTGACCAGAACAGTTACTTTGTTATTAGATTTCTTATAGGAAATATAATTTTTATTTTTGGAATCCTTAATTTGTGTAGAAACCTTATAAGACGCAGCTTTCAGATTCTTTTTCAAAGTGGCAATTCCATTACTGTCAGTGGTTGCATAATAATTAGCATATTTTTTAGTTTTAGTGGAATAGGTTTTAAATAAAACTTTAATTCCCCTTACAGGATTTCCAGTATTTTTATTATATACTTTTGCTTTAAAATAGGAACCTGATTTAAAATAAGTATTGAAATTGCTCATCTGAATAGCCAACGGAGCCTTTTTAATTTTAACATAAGAATTAGCTTCACTGGAAGTGAAATTTTCATCCCCATTGAACTTTACAGTCAATTTATATGTATTTGGCTTAAGATTACTGAAATCTAAAATAAATTTACCATTATTATCTGTTGTTTTATTATCTACATCCCCATTGAAATAAACATTGACATTTTTATTGACCAATGAGACATTATTTGAATCTTTCAGTTGAACTTCAACTTTTACTTTCTCTTTATAATATGAAGTTACATCATCTACATCAATTTTAGTATCAATTTTTGAATTTTCCCCTTCGAATGAATCCTCATCGGCATTATTAATTCCATCTACATCAACGGAAGATGAAATATCTTCTGATAGAACATCACCGGTTACGTTTTCTGAAGCCGAAACAAAACTGAGGCCCAACGTTATGGTCACTAATACCAATAAGAATAAGGAAATCATTTTAAAAGATTTGTTCATTAAATAAACCCCCTTAAACCTTCTGATTCAAGCAAAGTTACCTTAAATTATTATTCGTTAATTATAATGGTACTTTTAGCTGAAATCAGATATTTATCACTAGCAGGATATAAAATTACTTTGTGAGTGCCAACTAATAAATCTTTAGTATTTAATTTTGCCAAACCGTTTTTATCAGTTTTAATGATATAAACGTTTGTTTTATCTACTGCACTTATTTTTATTTTAATTTTAAGATTGGAAATTAAATTACCAGTTTTTTTATTTTTAACAGTTATCTTGAAGTATTTTGTTTGATTGAAATGATTTGTTACCTCCGGAGCCCTTATTATTGTTGGAATCTTTACAAATTTATCGATATTACCGAATTTATGGGTTCCAAGCAGTTTCATATTTGGAACTGCGGGAAGATTATATTTACCGATAAACTTATTTTTGTAATAGATATCATCCCTTAAAGATCCGGTGGAACTTCCAACAAATCTGCCGTTGTCGTTTGCACCATAAACCTTAACAAGAGAAGTTGTTTTGAAGTTTTTATCGGTTGCAGATTTCCAATGGAAAAGAGTAATGTCCCTTCTGTTGACACCGTATACATCGGTTGCACCTACTTTAACGGCTGCCTTTAAAGGATTTGAACCGAATTTTGAATATTCACCGTGGCGATAGCATGACTTTAAATTAGGAACACTGATAAATTCGCCGGGTTTTAATTTGCCTGTTATATAACCGTTCAGCCATACTGCGGCAAATCTTCCGTCAGGCGCTTTAATTGAAAAATGACCCAAACCCAAACGTCTTTCATAGTTTTGAATCTTTTTTAGATAAGATGACTGTATCTTATTTGACTTAACCATTTTGCCTGCAAGATTTTCAATAGCCCTGTTGATTGTAGGATTATCGATTCCTCCAGTTCCTATCATCCAACCGTCAGAAGTTGTTATTGAATGGAAAAAATAAGAATAAGCCAATTTATACTGTTTTATTGCAGTTCTGCCATTCCATTTTACATTTTTTATGTAAATGTTTAAAGCATTGGTTGCATCACGCCTGAAACCTGCTACACTTTCGGTTGCATTAACCTGCAAATAAAAGGAACAGCAACCGGTCTCTGCAGTAGGTTTAACCTTCATTGTAACTTTACTTTTGGAATTTTCATATGAGATATACTTTTTATTTTTAGAATCCTGGATACAAGCAGATATCTTATATGTTCCAACTTTCAGGTTCTTGTTCAGTGTTGCAATACCATTCTTATCTGTTGTTCGCCAATAATTGGAATATTTTTTAGTTTTAACGGAATAAACTTTAAAATGAACTCTGATTCCTGAAACCGCATTGCCTGTGAGTTTATTATAGACTTTTGCTTTGAAAAACAAATCGGAATCGACATAGGTATTGAAGTTGCTTATTTTAATGCCAAGAGGCGCCTTTTTAATTTTTACAATCGAATCTGCAGCATGTGAGGTGTAATTTTCATCCCCCATGAATTTAAGATTAACTTTATAGGTGTCCGGCTTTAAATTCAAAGCCAGTGAAAATTTTCCAAGACAGTCTGTTGTTTTATTATAAGACTGTCCATTTAAAACTACATTTACCTGCTTGTTGCTGATTGGAGTGCCGTTACAATCTTTTAAATAACCCTCCAAATTGGATTTTTCCTTATAGAAAGATTCAACATCACACACATCTATTTGAACGTCAACAGTATCAGCCGCATTTGTATTATTAACACTTATTTCATCCAAACTTTCAGAAAAACTTTCTCCATCTGCAATGAATTGTGTAGTGTTTTCCTGAGCAGATACGATACTCAAACTAACAAATAAAACCAGCAATATAAATAAAATATTAAAAGTTTTTTTAAAAAACAACATCATTTCACATCATTCCAATATACATAATTTAAATATTCTTGTTAAATGCAAATATGCAAATTACATTAACTGTTAAATTACATTTAGAAATTTGTATTAACTTGTATAAATAATGTGTGAAATTTTTAAAATAATCAAATAAAATCAAAAAAAGAAATAAAAAGAGAGGAAATCTCTCTAGAATAAATCGTGTAAGTTCATAATAGCTGAACCTAATTTACCGTCAAAGTTACCTGCACTGATTTCTAAAACGCCGTCAACAGCACAAGCTGCTTGAATACCAGCTTT carries:
- a CDS encoding helicase C-terminal domain-containing protein, with translation MENNNSNLDWMVNWSLKGHYPRNSQIKLINKINWAIGEGYKNIILEAGTGIGKSAIATTLANMYEDSYILTMTKQLQEQYLDDFGDMLVEIKGRGNYRCNYKGSCDFCIKAEYKLQKCGNCEYNLAFKKALNAKNVITNYDYFYYAGVGNHLFDPRELLILDEAHNLERKMLMLSSCELNREYISTKFGIDIFEPIMHATSSINKLKKDSSYWIRLCDDLIGECKKRIKKIEGDANKSVQVSLDEFENNPSKFSNFDYVEKQNLEQDMKSFASISMGLEANDYIIDLPNKTTIIDNKMDIAAEFKPYSVLDDTQKLLDLGNVCIFLTGTLGSKEKFCEWNDINPDETYYIYEKSPFDVDKRPIYIDFAGKLSGSLNGRPRWQNKRALGKIKELLDLHKNEKGVIHTSSNEQAFWIMENLKGYNFMFVGGEDRNRILKEFTESREAIVLIGASIKDGVDFKGDLCRFQIVFKMPYPQLNEQVKYRKDLDPKWFYYQAVMALMQAYGRGIRDIDDYCVMYIIDSSFKQLFEYNRGFFNEYFIEAVQKKKKK
- a CDS encoding NAD-dependent protein deacylase, with the protein product MSKITQLQEIIDSSDNIVFFGGAGVSTESGIPDFRSESGIFKSLEKYGDTPENLVSHSYYLDHTEEFFSYYKENLVFRNANPNPAHITLAKLEECGKLKAVITQNIDGLHQKAGSKNVLELHGSIHRNYCQICNKEYDLDYILESNGIPKCECGGIVKPDVVLYEEPLNNAVLSFAIDYISNAETLIIGGTSLVVYPAAGLINYFNGKNLVLINKSETQYDSLANLVINDAIGETLSQIKI
- the sfsA gene encoding DNA/RNA nuclease SfsA, with amino-acid sequence MDYVKGIFKNRPNRFIAEVEVEGNLEIAHVPNTGRCKELLVENATVWLKPSDNPNRKTKFSLHFVENRGELVSLYSQQANSIVYDAIVNGKIKELSGYSYHQREKTVDNSRIDIYLANHEDDCCGMNFLTDSCYVEVKGVTLIVGDEARFPDAPTERGAKHLKELIKLKKERNRCCVFFLIQHPAGKFFRPNWENDPNFSKTLNEAFDAGVEILVYRCDNRLDGIDLIPESLDFDLAQSLPDSIVND
- a CDS encoding NAD(P)H-hydrate dehydratase, whose protein sequence is MKPIDMMVTDYNCEYLGLSRLCLMESAGKSLAEEVGKIAVYTFSKPVKVVIFTGSGGNGGDGFVAARYLLNRGYDVDIYMLKDNIHSDQARINFEILQNMKPRLSRLKIFNLKTLEDINACEVAQSKKGEYIIVDGLLGTGINGKLQTNIRRAIEIINDSKGIKISVDVPSGMDPLTGSVDDLAVVPDYTISFHKIKTGVRQADEEVVGGLVTTDIGIPFEAEYFVNYGDFLRLKNRNPNSHKGNNGSLLIVGGNNDYAGAPAIAGMAAIGAGADLVYVASPCDAARAIKSTSPDLIVKSLEGDKLSLTHLDEILELAQKVDAVLIGPGAGIDEETSKLFNVLAAKIKKPLVLDADALKQVELSLIKNRDDIILTPHIFEFRSLFNVGSDVKLDIDSYDFEKVDENITGFQQIARKIKATVIVKGKYDLILSGTRFRINKSGNAGMTVGGTGDALAGICASLLTQDMDSFDCACLGVFVNGLAGDAAFEEKGNGFSATDLVSHIGSVIKNGLC
- a CDS encoding DUF4013 domain-containing protein, with the protein product MNIGDIISDAMAYPLKNVKALVLYIVLGIIAAIIGGTTILSFATAITTKGASSFALGGVGLLGMIVFILILFLIEGYGLDIIKFGIERREDGPGIDIGRQISNAVKLIIVNIVYYLVPAIIIFVLGIFLRDWIMTIISLILVILFALANFMAKCRLAKTDNLGDALAIGEAIGDISRVGIGRLIATVVLVVIIAVIIVILIGIIGSISDIVGDILFGIFLVYLVFFYNRAIGLLYSDV
- a CDS encoding NAD-binding protein — translated: MRKITLKLLRDLPQKYITTGVILIGGLFIYGFVGSIFIMNLNPLDALYYSVITMTTVGYGDYIPTTGFEKVFATTLAISGIGLLAYVFNVMLSTFQERMILFSKGARKMKSIERMDDYYIMCGYGRVGRIVFKELVERNQNIVVFEKDEEVAESIEESDSVIVLPKDATENDLIAKLAGDKCRSVILCSGDDVINIFIVLTIRETNPNAWIVTRSSKLENISRLKKAGANKVISPEVIGGKDLYFESARPHLLGITVRHTPDKIFDEYEIISKNGCTLENIQYHLPGVETPLTRQIQSKDIKAGQKYKNYLDSHDDKKEAIDFLYNTVNNIHTHVISGPDNSSFEKLIKDLEKKEEILGINLSDEEIAELTRKENNK
- a CDS encoding Ig-like domain-containing protein, with the translated sequence MNKSFKMISLFLLVLVTITLGLSFVSASENVTGDVLSEDISSSVDVDGINNADEDSFEGENSKIDTKIDVDDVTSYYKEKVKVEVQLKDSNNVSLVNKNVNVYFNGDVDNKTTDNNGKFILDFSNLKPNTYKLTVKFNGDENFTSSEANSYVKIKKAPLAIQMSNFNTYFKSGSYFKAKVYNKNTGNPVRGIKVLFKTYSTKTKKYANYYATTDSNGIATLKKNLKAASYKVSTQIKDSKNKNYISYKKSNNKVTVLVKPCADEDCCSFFLQVSNTESVGGFRRDNTAMTTITVKDYTLGGIPVVKHTNANNFIHLMVFANGWIVGNGGLDGYDFLQSMEKLSVDMIKSNKIKMSSLRKIYNYKRSINFGHYSIKAPDGRYAVVWKNNIITGKLKPGEFSCSPNFKEYYRHSTYKKYSTDPAKAAIKVGATDHYGVNRRQVVVLHWKATTHKDLSVTSSIKAYAANDNGRFVGVSSGGLVDNVRFKNKFVSSYNLPRCPNMKYLGSHSFGNVDKFVKIPTTIKAPDVKNKFNATKYFKVTVKNKNTNKAISNLKVKIKLTSGSKSKAYIIKTNEKGVATFNTKDLSVGKYKVVLAPTNIKYIISGKSKITIV